Proteins encoded in a region of the Gammaproteobacteria bacterium genome:
- a CDS encoding TonB-dependent receptor plug domain-containing protein: MNTPRLIRVATLLVMYTVPRQLQAQDNVGDDSTVMYPASYFAEYLPVTAQDMLNRIPGISVQGGGPRGGNASRGGRGLGSGGGGTEILINGKRTAGKSNNSQSQLDRISSDQVNYIEIIRGTSGELDVRGSTQIINVVLFEQLSNTSVSYEASMDYYQDSEAKPGGSFAYGGQSGQLNFLVSASAEPRYQHRELEERSILPDGSPNDLIDEDRIREQTTYSLSTNLDYQFSERSSVRFNALYQDDDNPTEIDRTTIDVRDGAYLPYFEREDLPGTQSNWEVGGDVEYRFDNGQRFKLLGIANQNDQASIRERFEVFEDGSENKNLFLSNSSVLEERILRGSYTMGLFDGQDIEFGLERSQTTLDSSLALAVDSSSGTPSASHGGLVPVAVANANTAVEEIRYEPFAIHNWQLNPRMSLETSMVYETSEISQSGDTSKKRDFSFFKPKLDYRFDITPTLQLRLMIEKIVRQLSFSDFVAVIDQGDVDADTQAGNTELRPDYWWNYNLLAEYRLPDDLGVVSANLYKHRHYDFRQRIDVSPSDDNLRSAWGNSGKGDMMVLDVRASVRLSMFNLPDVLVTSRASARVSEVTDPITGEVRSFNDYSKGQFQLGFRHDIPRWRMNYGMNMNSPINGDNKLWDLEDIEASRSDGFAMAFVEVFAFDNMSFRLDSRNLFDGQNCRDRVRFDGRRSDGILEEVEYMCNGSGRVITFRMSGTF; this comes from the coding sequence ATGAATACTCCCCGTCTTATTCGAGTTGCCACATTGCTGGTGATGTATACCGTTCCCCGTCAACTTCAGGCGCAGGACAACGTCGGGGACGATTCCACTGTCATGTACCCGGCTTCCTACTTCGCCGAGTACCTCCCCGTCACTGCCCAGGACATGCTGAACCGTATTCCCGGCATCAGTGTGCAGGGCGGAGGGCCGCGAGGCGGTAACGCCAGCCGGGGCGGCCGGGGACTTGGCAGCGGTGGTGGTGGTACGGAGATTCTCATCAACGGCAAACGGACTGCCGGCAAGAGCAACAACAGTCAATCACAGCTGGACCGGATTTCCTCTGATCAGGTGAATTACATCGAGATTATTCGCGGCACGTCCGGAGAACTGGATGTCAGGGGCAGTACCCAGATCATCAACGTGGTGTTGTTCGAGCAGTTATCCAATACCAGCGTTTCCTACGAAGCCAGCATGGATTATTACCAGGACAGTGAGGCCAAGCCGGGAGGCTCGTTTGCCTATGGCGGCCAATCCGGCCAGCTCAATTTTCTGGTCAGCGCCTCCGCCGAGCCCCGCTACCAGCACCGGGAACTGGAGGAGCGCAGTATTCTGCCCGACGGCTCACCCAATGATCTCATCGATGAAGATCGCATTCGGGAGCAGACAACCTATTCTTTGTCTACCAACCTGGACTATCAGTTCTCCGAGCGCAGCAGTGTGCGTTTTAATGCGCTGTATCAGGACGATGATAATCCGACCGAGATAGACCGGACTACCATTGATGTGCGTGATGGCGCCTACCTGCCCTATTTCGAGCGGGAGGATCTTCCTGGCACCCAGAGCAACTGGGAGGTCGGGGGCGACGTGGAGTACCGTTTCGACAACGGTCAGCGTTTCAAACTGCTGGGAATCGCCAACCAGAATGATCAGGCCAGCATCCGGGAGCGTTTCGAGGTGTTTGAGGACGGTTCGGAGAACAAGAATCTGTTTCTCAGCAACAGCAGCGTTCTCGAAGAGCGCATTTTACGCGGCTCCTACACGATGGGCCTGTTCGATGGTCAGGACATTGAGTTCGGTCTGGAGCGGAGCCAGACCACGCTGGACTCCAGCCTGGCCCTGGCAGTGGATTCCAGCAGCGGCACACCCTCGGCCAGTCATGGTGGCCTGGTCCCCGTGGCCGTGGCAAACGCCAATACCGCGGTGGAGGAAATACGCTACGAACCTTTCGCCATCCATAACTGGCAGCTGAATCCCCGCATGAGCCTGGAAACTTCGATGGTGTATGAAACCTCCGAAATCTCCCAGTCTGGAGATACCAGCAAGAAGCGTGATTTCAGTTTCTTCAAGCCCAAGCTGGATTACCGGTTCGATATCACGCCAACTCTGCAGCTGCGCCTGATGATAGAAAAAATCGTGCGACAGTTGAGCTTCTCGGATTTTGTTGCCGTGATCGATCAGGGCGATGTGGATGCCGATACTCAGGCGGGCAACACGGAACTGCGCCCGGATTACTGGTGGAACTACAATCTGCTGGCGGAGTATCGCCTGCCTGACGATCTCGGTGTCGTCTCAGCGAATCTCTACAAGCACCGGCATTATGATTTCCGGCAGCGAATCGATGTGTCGCCGTCAGATGACAATCTGCGTTCAGCCTGGGGTAATTCCGGCAAAGGTGACATGATGGTGCTCGACGTGCGTGCCAGCGTACGTCTGTCCATGTTCAACCTGCCCGATGTCCTGGTGACATCCAGGGCGAGTGCGCGGGTTTCCGAGGTCACGGACCCCATTACCGGGGAAGTACGCAGTTTTAACGATTACAGCAAAGGTCAGTTCCAGCTCGGTTTTCGCCATGACATCCCCCGCTGGCGGATGAACTATGGAATGAACATGAACAGTCCGATCAATGGCGACAACAAACTCTGGGATCTGGAGGACATCGAGGCAAGCCGGAGCGACGGGTTCGCCATGGCGTTTGTCGAGGTGTTCGCCTTCGATAACATGTCATTCCGGCTGGATTCACGCAATCTGTTCGATGGACAGAATTGCCGGGACCGGGTTCGCTTTGATGGTCGTCGCAGTGATGGGATTCTGGAAGAAGTGGAGTATATGTGCAACGGCTCCGGCCGTGTGATCACGTTCCGGATGAGTGGTACGTTCTGA
- a CDS encoding NAD(P)-binding domain-containing protein, translating into MSNNNTNSRRRFLSQALIGCSAVGLSPFLSLQAAFGQPANTLRIGIIGSGNIGGSIGLRWAEAGHQVLFSSRNPDQLEELVEQAGSNARAGYPADAAGFGDVVLVAVPYGAMPQVGRDFAPLMQGKIVIDCGNPRADRDGPMAEEAIAKGTGIASAEYFPGVRLVRAFNAISYLMVQNEAHRDGELIGVPIAGDDVEAVAVTRQLVRDAGFEPVVVGGLERAREFDRGTSVYVRGMTAMELRSALGLPVPGI; encoded by the coding sequence ATGTCGAACAATAACACCAATAGCCGGCGCAGATTCCTCTCACAAGCCCTGATCGGCTGCAGTGCCGTGGGCCTGTCGCCTTTTCTTTCTTTGCAGGCCGCCTTCGGCCAGCCGGCAAACACTCTGCGTATCGGTATCATCGGGTCCGGCAACATCGGCGGTTCAATCGGGCTGCGCTGGGCCGAAGCGGGACATCAGGTACTGTTCTCGTCCCGCAACCCGGACCAGCTGGAAGAACTGGTGGAACAGGCCGGCAGCAATGCCCGGGCCGGCTACCCGGCTGACGCGGCCGGCTTTGGCGACGTGGTGCTGGTGGCCGTTCCCTATGGCGCCATGCCTCAGGTGGGGAGGGACTTTGCTCCTCTGATGCAGGGCAAGATCGTGATCGACTGCGGCAATCCCCGCGCCGACCGGGACGGCCCCATGGCTGAAGAGGCTATAGCCAAAGGTACCGGCATAGCCTCCGCGGAGTACTTTCCCGGTGTCAGGCTGGTGCGGGCCTTCAACGCGATCAGCTACCTGATGGTGCAGAACGAGGCTCATCGGGACGGTGAACTGATCGGGGTTCCCATTGCCGGGGACGATGTGGAGGCCGTGGCGGTAACCCGGCAACTGGTCCGGGACGCCGGCTTCGAGCCGGTGGTGGTCGGCGGCCTGGAACGGGCGCGGGAATTCGACCGTGGCACCAGCGTGTATGTCCGTGGAATGACCGCCATGGAGTTGCGCAGTGCCCTGGGACTGCCGGTCCCAGGAATCTAG
- a CDS encoding DUF6249 domain-containing protein has product MGELIGLTAVIFGIGGPILVIYLFLLFANKRLALKTETLIKIVEHGATVEPDMLRVLNEPAGPEADLRRGLIWLAIGIPAVFSLLMLPEGPPWVLGLIPVFIGIAYLIMMKLAADPNNGK; this is encoded by the coding sequence ATGGGTGAACTCATTGGACTGACAGCGGTGATTTTTGGAATCGGAGGGCCGATACTGGTCATCTACCTGTTTCTATTATTCGCTAATAAGAGACTCGCGCTGAAGACTGAAACTCTGATAAAGATCGTTGAACACGGCGCCACGGTCGAACCGGACATGCTGAGGGTACTGAATGAGCCCGCTGGACCTGAAGCAGATCTGCGCAGGGGCCTGATCTGGCTGGCAATAGGCATTCCCGCAGTATTCAGCCTGTTGATGCTGCCGGAAGGTCCACCCTGGGTGCTGGGTCTGATACCCGTTTTTATCGGGATTGCCTATTTGATCATGATGAAACTGGCCGCAGACCCGAACAACGGGAAATGA
- a CDS encoding DUF6498-containing protein, with translation MGERHANRLLNRVSRFKGLGPLAPRLKVGLRLDTDQTGKDFFKLPFRRSLPLILVSGCFLAAFCLPYFSVGNLFAGSDDDSLFSLVAALFGLFWLLGWSVGVLVLLTLFLALSSGAETLQLRPGWLRIRVEVLRMGVGADFRAGQITNLRWLPAAQARAGDETGHRWRGDHLAFDYAGETVRVGSQLSEARAAEIINRLKKLLADSPPGEPSGESQQQADEKAARSDTVASLQAPSMVGWEAGLQATSTRMLVLANLIPLAGVLLANWSIGDIMLLFWAESAIIGLFNLLKMWVIGRWSILFLGPFFIGHFGGFMVGHLLFIYALFLSGPDGADPSTSQVVADFIALWPALLGLLISHGISFRLNFLGAREYLGTSVRQQMHAPYRRIIIMHLTIIFGGFLTMALDAPLLALVLLIALKILVDVKSHISEHRRSAGPSDREDSSSSRSAG, from the coding sequence ATGGGCGAGAGGCATGCCAACCGACTATTGAACCGTGTATCCCGGTTTAAAGGCCTGGGTCCGCTGGCACCACGGTTGAAAGTCGGCCTGCGACTCGATACCGACCAGACCGGGAAGGATTTTTTCAAGCTGCCGTTCAGGCGCTCCCTGCCGCTTATCCTGGTCTCCGGTTGTTTTCTGGCGGCGTTCTGCCTACCTTATTTCAGCGTGGGTAATCTTTTTGCCGGATCCGATGATGACAGCCTGTTCAGCCTGGTTGCCGCGCTGTTCGGCCTGTTCTGGCTGCTGGGCTGGTCGGTGGGTGTGCTTGTGCTGCTGACGCTGTTTCTGGCCCTGAGTTCTGGCGCGGAGACGTTGCAGCTGCGTCCTGGCTGGCTGCGCATCCGGGTTGAGGTGCTGCGGATGGGAGTGGGTGCCGATTTTCGTGCCGGGCAGATTACCAATCTGCGCTGGCTGCCGGCGGCGCAGGCCAGGGCGGGTGATGAGACGGGGCACCGCTGGCGAGGAGACCACCTGGCATTCGACTACGCCGGAGAGACGGTCAGAGTGGGTTCCCAACTGTCCGAGGCCAGGGCGGCCGAAATTATCAACCGCCTGAAAAAACTGCTGGCTGATAGCCCGCCCGGCGAACCCAGCGGCGAGTCGCAGCAGCAGGCAGATGAAAAAGCAGCAAGGTCAGACACTGTGGCGTCCCTGCAGGCACCCTCGATGGTCGGGTGGGAAGCAGGGCTGCAGGCGACTTCCACCCGGATGCTGGTGCTGGCGAACCTGATACCGCTGGCTGGTGTGCTGCTGGCCAACTGGAGCATAGGGGACATCATGCTGCTGTTCTGGGCGGAAAGCGCCATCATCGGGCTGTTCAATCTCCTGAAGATGTGGGTTATCGGGCGCTGGTCAATCCTGTTTCTCGGTCCGTTTTTCATCGGCCACTTTGGTGGTTTCATGGTCGGCCATCTGTTGTTCATCTATGCTCTGTTCCTGTCCGGGCCCGATGGAGCAGATCCTTCCACCAGCCAGGTAGTGGCCGATTTCATCGCGCTTTGGCCTGCTCTGCTGGGCCTGCTGATCAGCCACGGAATATCGTTCCGGCTTAACTTTCTCGGCGCCCGGGAATACCTGGGAACCAGCGTCAGGCAGCAGATGCACGCGCCTTACCGGCGCATCATCATCATGCACCTGACCATTATCTTCGGCGGTTTCCTGACCATGGCTCTGGATGCCCCGCTGCTGGCACTGGTGTTGTTGATCGCCCTGAAGATCCTGGTCGATGTGAAGTCTCATATCAGCGAGCATCGTCGGTCTGCGGGTCCTTCCGATCGCGAGGACTCAAGCTCATCGCGCAGTGCTGGCTGA
- a CDS encoding mechanosensitive ion channel: MEQELEQMTQIYSMVVEYLVTYSFQIIGAIIILLVGLFIARKVGNGIFALSQKKNIDVTLSRFFASVVRIGIIVAVLIVALPKLGIQITPFVAAIGAVGLGAGLAVQGLLSNYSAGLAIILTRPFVVGDTIKVQGVAGLVREVKLSSTVLSNEDNELITIPNKHIVGEIIHNSQQDSALELEVGIAYDSDPEKAVQVIRAALQGIEGASEVREPQVGIHAFGDSAIIVGIRIWVRTEKLFETRYRCNMAVFQALGANQIAIPFPRRELRMVDQPRLETVLQQP; encoded by the coding sequence ATGGAACAGGAATTAGAGCAGATGACCCAGATCTACAGCATGGTGGTGGAATACCTGGTCACTTACAGTTTTCAGATCATTGGCGCCATTATCATTCTGCTGGTTGGGCTGTTTATTGCCCGCAAGGTAGGCAACGGTATTTTTGCGCTGAGCCAGAAAAAGAATATTGATGTCACACTCAGTCGCTTTTTTGCCAGCGTGGTGAGAATAGGCATCATTGTCGCCGTTCTGATTGTGGCGCTTCCGAAACTGGGTATTCAGATAACCCCTTTCGTGGCAGCCATCGGCGCGGTCGGCCTGGGTGCAGGACTGGCGGTACAGGGGCTGTTATCCAACTACAGCGCCGGGCTCGCCATCATCCTGACGCGGCCCTTTGTGGTGGGAGATACCATCAAAGTGCAGGGAGTCGCCGGGCTGGTCAGGGAGGTGAAGCTTTCGTCGACGGTGCTGAGTAACGAAGATAATGAGCTGATCACCATACCTAATAAGCACATTGTCGGCGAGATCATTCACAATTCCCAGCAGGATTCCGCGCTGGAACTGGAAGTGGGCATCGCCTACGACAGCGACCCGGAAAAAGCCGTGCAGGTGATCCGGGCTGCGCTGCAGGGTATCGAAGGTGCCAGTGAGGTGCGGGAACCCCAGGTGGGTATTCATGCATTCGGCGACAGTGCGATCATTGTCGGTATCCGGATCTGGGTGCGGACAGAAAAACTGTTCGAGACCCGTTACCGGTGCAATATGGCTGTTTTTCAGGCGCTCGGGGCAAATCAGATCGCAATTCCCTTTCCCCGGCGAGAGCTGCGAATGGTGGATCAGCCGAGGCTGGAAACCGTGCTGCAGCAACCTTGA
- a CDS encoding sigma-70 family RNA polymerase sigma factor yields the protein MTDTLKEKSLLFRVQTTRDREAFAELVALNQSRLRLFLLRLCRNHALADDIAQETFVTAYQRIGTFTGTGSFQGWLIRIAHRRFLLHLRQEKREQRVLSDLQQSTGPDAHHYEAITPLQKDLERAFSSLTPGEAATITLCHSYGFSHQEVADILDTPLGTVKSQIRRGLEKLRSILVETPGTSDTPDAGTNRKEAV from the coding sequence TTGACTGACACGCTGAAGGAAAAATCGCTCCTGTTCCGGGTGCAGACCACCCGGGACAGGGAGGCTTTCGCAGAGCTGGTGGCGCTGAATCAATCACGGCTGCGCCTGTTCCTGTTACGTCTGTGTCGCAATCATGCCCTCGCCGACGATATAGCGCAGGAAACTTTTGTCACTGCCTACCAACGAATTGGCACTTTTACAGGCACCGGGAGTTTCCAGGGCTGGTTGATACGTATCGCCCACCGTCGCTTCCTCCTGCATCTGCGGCAGGAAAAGCGGGAACAGAGAGTACTCTCAGATCTTCAGCAGTCTACCGGCCCGGACGCACACCACTACGAAGCCATTACACCTTTGCAGAAAGACCTCGAACGCGCCTTTTCCTCGCTTACCCCCGGAGAAGCCGCCACAATCACACTGTGTCACAGTTATGGGTTTTCCCATCAGGAAGTGGCTGATATTCTGGACACTCCCCTTGGTACAGTTAAATCACAGATCAGGCGGGGATTGGAAAAACTACGCTCGATCCTTGTCGAAACGCCTGGAACAAGTGACACACCCGACGCAGGAACCAATCGAAAGGAGGCGGTATGA